The proteins below are encoded in one region of Sphingopyxis sp. YR583:
- a CDS encoding MFS transporter, giving the protein MTESAATGNGTVYEPTAKDIRMVIAASSAGTVFEWYDFFIYGTLAAIIGKAFFPSDNATLEILLVWAGFAVGFGFRPLGAVLFGFLGDRLGRKYTFLVTVTLMGIATAGVGMIPSAATIGIAAPIIVILLRVLQGLALGGEYGGAAVYVAEHSPPGKRGFYTSFIQASVVGGFVLSLIVVLGCKALMSDAVWESWGWRVPFLLSLILLAISLWMRLKLSESPVFQAMKAQGEIAKNPVKESFTYPGNPRRIFIALFGIAAGLTVIWYTAMFSGLAFLKGPMKVEDTAAEIIVGVAAALGMGFFLWAGRISDRIGRKKPIVWGYAATLVLLFPLFWLMGSVGNPALTAAAEKAPVVVTGSQCSFDPFAQKQETLCGKTLGELTKLGVPYTVVDSGSNFDSASVTIGGREVAGEDPAVLKPALEAMGYDFEKQIPGAFGIIVILVALLGLIALSGFTYGPVAALLSEMFPPHVRYSSLSIPYHLGTGYFGGFLPLIASFIIAKTGNAYSGLWYTWGVVLVAFLVTAFMLKDPVEGQWDKPAAR; this is encoded by the coding sequence ATGACCGAGAGTGCCGCCACCGGAAACGGGACCGTTTACGAACCGACCGCGAAAGACATTCGTATGGTCATCGCCGCCTCGTCGGCGGGCACCGTGTTCGAATGGTATGATTTCTTCATCTACGGCACGCTCGCGGCGATCATCGGCAAGGCCTTCTTCCCCAGCGACAATGCGACGCTCGAGATCCTGCTGGTGTGGGCAGGGTTTGCGGTCGGTTTCGGCTTCCGGCCTTTGGGTGCCGTGCTGTTCGGCTTTCTCGGCGACCGGCTCGGGCGCAAATATACGTTCCTTGTGACCGTCACGCTGATGGGGATCGCCACCGCTGGCGTCGGGATGATCCCGTCGGCGGCGACCATCGGCATCGCGGCGCCGATCATCGTCATCCTCCTGCGCGTGCTGCAGGGGTTGGCGCTCGGCGGCGAGTATGGCGGTGCGGCGGTCTATGTCGCCGAACATTCGCCGCCCGGAAAGCGCGGTTTCTATACCAGCTTCATCCAGGCAAGCGTCGTCGGGGGATTTGTGCTCAGCCTGATCGTCGTGCTCGGCTGCAAGGCGCTGATGTCCGATGCGGTCTGGGAAAGCTGGGGCTGGCGCGTGCCCTTCCTGCTCTCGCTCATCCTGCTCGCCATCTCGCTGTGGATGCGGCTCAAACTGTCGGAAAGCCCTGTGTTTCAGGCGATGAAGGCGCAGGGAGAGATCGCAAAGAATCCCGTGAAGGAGAGCTTCACCTACCCCGGCAACCCGCGGCGTATTTTCATCGCGCTGTTCGGTATCGCCGCGGGGCTGACCGTGATCTGGTACACGGCGATGTTCTCGGGCCTCGCCTTCCTCAAGGGACCGATGAAGGTCGAGGACACGGCTGCTGAAATCATCGTCGGCGTCGCGGCAGCGCTCGGCATGGGTTTCTTCCTCTGGGCGGGCCGCATTTCCGACCGGATCGGACGGAAAAAGCCGATCGTCTGGGGCTATGCCGCCACGCTCGTGCTGCTTTTTCCGCTTTTCTGGCTGATGGGCAGCGTCGGCAATCCCGCGCTGACGGCGGCCGCGGAAAAGGCGCCCGTGGTCGTTACCGGGTCGCAGTGCAGCTTCGATCCCTTCGCGCAGAAACAGGAAACCCTCTGCGGAAAGACGCTGGGTGAGCTGACCAAGCTGGGCGTCCCATATACGGTCGTCGACAGCGGCAGCAATTTCGACAGCGCGAGCGTCACGATCGGCGGGCGCGAGGTTGCGGGCGAAGACCCGGCGGTGCTGAAGCCGGCGCTGGAGGCGATGGGCTATGATTTCGAAAAGCAGATCCCGGGGGCGTTTGGCATCATAGTGATCCTCGTGGCGCTGCTTGGCCTCATCGCGCTGTCGGGTTTCACCTATGGCCCCGTCGCGGCGCTGCTGTCCGAAATGTTCCCGCCGCACGTCCGCTATTCGTCGCTGTCGATCCCCTATCATCTGGGGACCGGCTATTTCGGCGGATTCCTGCCATTGATCGCGAGCTTCATCATCGCGAAGACGGGCAATGCCTATTCGGGGCTCTGGTACACCTGGGGCGTCGTGCTCGTCGCCTTCCTCGTCACCGCCTTCATGCTCAAGGATCCAGTCGAGGGGCAGTGGGACAAGCCGGCGGCACGCTGA
- a CDS encoding MAPEG family protein encodes MTLPVTAFVAAVCALLLLVTAIDTVRQRLRVKAAFGDHGDAKLISASRAHGNLAEYAPITIILLGLLETARANHMALMVIGATFLIGRVAHVIGLYTPSEPGKAPLGRQAGVLATFGALLVLGAWTLWILLTTNL; translated from the coding sequence ATGACTTTACCGGTAACCGCGTTCGTGGCCGCCGTTTGCGCGCTGCTATTGCTTGTCACCGCGATCGACACGGTACGTCAGCGACTGCGGGTAAAAGCTGCATTCGGCGACCATGGCGATGCCAAGCTGATCAGCGCCAGCCGCGCGCACGGCAATCTCGCCGAATATGCGCCGATCACGATCATCCTGCTCGGGCTGCTCGAAACCGCGCGCGCCAACCATATGGCGTTGATGGTCATCGGCGCGACCTTCCTTATCGGCCGCGTCGCGCATGTTATCGGTCTTTACACGCCGTCGGAGCCGGGCAAGGCGCCGCTTGGACGGCAGGCCGGCGTCCTTGCGACTTTTGGCGCCTTGCTGGTTCTCGGGGCTTGGACGCTGTGGATTCTGTTGACGACGAACCTGTGA
- a CDS encoding lysozyme inhibitor LprI family protein: protein MILSTLFALAAVAQDPEVDCDNAMAQFELNACAYKEFERADAAMNAQWKVTAARMKERDAEFDRSQDNRPGYFDTLLAAQRAWLTYRDKQCASEGYTMRGGSAEPMVVSGCQRQLTEARTKELKDLIEEY from the coding sequence GTGATCCTGTCCACCCTGTTCGCGCTGGCTGCTGTCGCGCAAGATCCCGAGGTCGATTGCGACAATGCGATGGCGCAGTTCGAGCTCAATGCCTGCGCCTACAAGGAGTTCGAGCGCGCCGACGCGGCGATGAATGCGCAGTGGAAGGTGACGGCGGCGCGGATGAAGGAGCGCGACGCCGAATTCGACCGCTCGCAGGACAACCGCCCCGGCTATTTCGACACGCTGCTTGCCGCGCAGCGCGCGTGGCTGACGTACCGCGACAAGCAATGCGCCAGCGAGGGCTACACGATGCGCGGAGGCTCGGCCGAGCCGATGGTTGTCAGCGGGTGCCAGCGGCAGTTGACCGAAGCGCGCACCAAAGAACTCAAAGATCTGATTGAGGAATATTGA
- a CDS encoding TonB-dependent receptor domain-containing protein yields the protein MAQSETAQTTAENTSDGTIVVTGSRIRRDEFSVAEPITVVTAEEITQAGFNSAADALQSNAVTQGSGQINNFYGGFVTDGGTGANTLGLRNLGPSRTLVLLNGRRLAPGGTRGSVLAADLNVLPTAIVSSIEVLKAGASSVYGSDAVAGVVNIITDNKLRGLNIEGQVNVPEVGAGIDKRVAASFGFESDRLSIIGSVEYRKRGQLSLGDVPWLKCPIGGFLDGEGSEFGSGDAFPVGDPRNCFTLDNGGVTINTLGVSARPGIGRTSGAVGTFNRFVPAPGQTTGPLPGYLGVGTYDRDTFDPASQEEPLITSAEIYTGYLSGTYNTDILGNAEVYGEVLVTRRKSSSPLYRQLSLDYVRGSELLPVEFRQGTRLLAPNETSGGRDVMARAFIGFGLTDSRQQVDYARVSGGVRGDFFLPQWRYDAYVGKSWNDGRYEIQSFLIDRLAQSLDVVSNGNGTFRCASSATNPNCIAAPALSADVIGGRLPQDFKDWILVNTIGNTKFRETTFAFNVDGPLFALPGGDVQLALGAEYRKQSINDQPDPNSINGNLLGLTAGTPTVGKDSVKEVYGEIFIPLLADTPGFYRLNLTASGRYTDYKSYGSDTTFKVAAEWEPIRGFGFRASYGTSYRAPALAEQFLGATSGFLGSTLDPCDDLPPAADQSPNEQIISANCVAIGLPVGFQQTSGITTFRVGGADAGLEAETSKNWSVGVVIRPVLPESVGQLSLSLDYFDIKVSNGVADLDATTILNRCYGDPNFNVNEGFCRFVERDANNALTVTSSFVNLSEDIRKGFEFNGRYSRDLFGGRFTLNANITKYTEQSSRLFPEEFLTDMNGTVVNPDWVGTFDATYRFNNVTLRYGLDWIDGDRDRTYKFFAYDELTGVSDPDLVQAYRDNYYLEAPNYFLHSASVQFNIAEKYEITAGVQNLFDKKPPRISAIGYTTIGNAPLYSGYDYRGRTFFVNGSFKF from the coding sequence ATGGCGCAGAGCGAAACTGCCCAGACGACCGCAGAGAATACCAGCGATGGCACAATCGTCGTCACCGGCTCGCGTATTCGCCGCGACGAATTCTCGGTCGCCGAACCGATCACCGTCGTGACGGCCGAAGAAATCACCCAGGCAGGCTTCAACAGCGCGGCCGATGCATTGCAGAGCAACGCCGTCACCCAGGGTTCGGGCCAGATCAACAACTTCTACGGCGGTTTCGTGACCGACGGCGGCACCGGCGCCAACACGCTGGGCCTGCGCAACCTCGGGCCGAGCCGCACGCTTGTCCTGCTCAACGGTCGCCGTCTGGCGCCGGGCGGCACGCGCGGTTCGGTTCTCGCGGCCGACCTTAACGTCCTGCCGACCGCGATCGTCAGCAGCATCGAAGTCCTGAAGGCCGGCGCTTCGTCGGTTTACGGTTCGGACGCCGTTGCCGGCGTGGTGAACATCATCACCGACAACAAGCTGCGTGGCCTGAACATCGAAGGTCAGGTGAACGTGCCCGAAGTCGGCGCAGGCATCGACAAGCGCGTCGCCGCCTCGTTCGGTTTTGAATCCGACCGTCTCAGCATCATCGGCTCGGTCGAATATCGTAAGCGCGGCCAGCTGTCGCTGGGCGACGTGCCGTGGCTCAAGTGCCCGATCGGCGGCTTCCTCGACGGTGAAGGTTCGGAATTCGGATCGGGCGACGCGTTCCCGGTCGGCGATCCGCGCAACTGCTTCACGCTCGACAATGGCGGCGTGACGATCAACACGCTGGGTGTTTCGGCACGCCCGGGGATCGGTCGCACCAGCGGCGCGGTCGGCACCTTCAACCGCTTCGTTCCGGCCCCGGGTCAGACGACCGGCCCGCTCCCGGGTTACCTCGGCGTCGGCACCTATGATCGCGATACGTTCGATCCTGCGTCGCAGGAAGAGCCGCTGATCACCAGCGCCGAAATCTACACCGGCTATCTGTCGGGCACCTACAACACCGACATTCTCGGCAATGCCGAAGTTTATGGTGAAGTGCTGGTCACCCGCCGCAAGTCGTCGTCGCCGCTGTATCGCCAGCTTTCGCTGGACTATGTCCGTGGAAGCGAACTGCTGCCCGTCGAATTCCGTCAGGGAACCCGCCTCCTCGCGCCGAACGAAACCTCGGGCGGCCGCGACGTTATGGCTCGCGCCTTCATCGGTTTCGGCCTGACCGACTCGCGTCAGCAGGTCGACTATGCTCGCGTGTCGGGCGGCGTTCGCGGCGACTTCTTCCTGCCGCAGTGGCGCTATGACGCCTATGTCGGCAAATCGTGGAACGACGGCCGCTACGAGATCCAATCGTTCCTGATCGATCGTCTCGCCCAGTCGCTCGACGTCGTCAGCAACGGCAATGGTACGTTCCGCTGCGCCAGCTCGGCAACGAACCCGAATTGCATTGCCGCTCCGGCACTCTCGGCCGACGTCATCGGCGGCCGCCTGCCGCAGGACTTCAAGGATTGGATCCTTGTCAACACGATCGGCAATACGAAGTTCCGCGAAACGACCTTCGCGTTTAACGTCGACGGCCCGCTGTTCGCGCTGCCCGGCGGCGATGTCCAGCTCGCGCTGGGTGCCGAATATCGCAAGCAGAGCATCAACGACCAGCCCGATCCGAACTCGATCAACGGCAACCTGCTCGGCCTGACCGCCGGCACGCCGACGGTCGGCAAGGACAGCGTCAAGGAAGTCTACGGTGAAATCTTCATTCCGCTCCTCGCGGATACGCCCGGTTTCTACCGCCTCAACCTGACTGCCTCGGGCCGTTATACCGACTATAAGTCCTATGGCTCGGACACGACCTTCAAGGTCGCGGCCGAATGGGAACCGATCCGTGGCTTCGGTTTCCGCGCCAGCTATGGCACGTCGTATCGCGCTCCGGCTCTCGCCGAACAGTTCCTCGGTGCGACGAGCGGCTTCCTTGGCAGCACGCTCGATCCCTGCGACGATCTGCCGCCCGCGGCCGACCAGTCGCCGAACGAGCAGATCATCTCGGCGAACTGCGTCGCAATCGGCCTGCCGGTTGGCTTCCAGCAGACCAGCGGTATCACGACCTTCCGCGTCGGCGGTGCCGATGCGGGCCTCGAGGCCGAAACCTCGAAGAACTGGTCGGTCGGCGTTGTCATTCGCCCCGTCCTGCCTGAGTCGGTTGGTCAGCTTTCCTTGTCGCTCGATTATTTCGACATCAAGGTCAGCAACGGCGTGGCCGATCTCGACGCCACGACGATCCTGAACCGCTGCTATGGCGATCCCAACTTCAATGTGAACGAGGGCTTCTGCCGCTTCGTCGAACGTGACGCGAACAACGCGCTCACCGTGACGAGCAGCTTCGTCAACCTGTCGGAAGATATCCGTAAGGGTTTCGAGTTCAACGGTCGTTACTCGCGTGACCTGTTCGGCGGCCGCTTCACGCTGAATGCCAACATCACGAAATATACCGAACAGTCGAGCCGCCTCTTCCCCGAAGAGTTCCTGACCGACATGAACGGCACGGTCGTGAACCCCGACTGGGTTGGTACCTTCGACGCGACGTACCGCTTCAACAACGTGACGCTGCGTTACGGCCTCGACTGGATCGATGGCGACCGCGACCGGACCTACAAGTTCTTCGCTTATGACGAACTGACGGGTGTTTCGGATCCGGATTTGGTTCAGGCCTATCGCGATAACTACTATCTCGAAGCGCCGAACTACTTCCTGCACTCGGCGTCGGTCCAGTTCAACATCGCCGAGAAGTATGAGATCACGGCTGGTGTGCAGAACCTGTTCGACAAGAAGCCGCCGCGCATCTCGGCGATCGGTTACACGACCATCGGTAACGCCCCGCTTTACTCGGGTTACGACTATCGTGGCCGTACCTTCTTCGTGAATGGTTCGTTCAAGTTCTAA
- the phaR gene encoding polyhydroxyalkanoate synthesis repressor PhaR, producing MAKSRAGATEDDVVTIKKYANRRLYDTERSCYITLEDLGTMVRDGREFRVVDAKSGDDITHNVLTQIIMDEETRGETLLPVNFLRHLIGMYGDKMQSMVPQYLEASMTAFRKNQQDVRSAFEGALGSNPLAELTRRNMEMFQQAAGAFIPGAGGSKAKDAEIAALKAEVAELKAALAKKN from the coding sequence ATGGCGAAGTCCAGGGCGGGGGCGACGGAAGATGACGTCGTCACGATCAAGAAATACGCCAACCGGCGGCTCTACGACACCGAGCGCAGCTGCTACATCACGCTTGAGGATCTCGGGACCATGGTCCGCGACGGCCGCGAATTCCGTGTCGTCGATGCCAAGAGCGGCGACGACATCACCCACAATGTCCTGACGCAGATCATAATGGATGAGGAAACACGCGGCGAGACTCTGTTGCCGGTCAATTTCCTGCGCCATCTGATCGGCATGTACGGCGATAAGATGCAGTCGATGGTGCCGCAATATCTTGAAGCGTCGATGACCGCGTTCCGCAAGAACCAGCAGGATGTCCGCTCGGCATTCGAAGGGGCGCTTGGGTCGAACCCGCTCGCGGAACTCACGCGGCGCAACATGGAAATGTTCCAGCAGGCGGCGGGGGCGTTCATCCCGGGTGCTGGCGGCAGCAAGGCCAAAGACGCCGAAATCGCGGCGCTCAAGGCCGAAGTCGCCGAGCTCAAGGCGGCGCTCGCCAAGAAAAATTAA
- a CDS encoding acetyl-CoA carboxylase biotin carboxylase subunit, giving the protein MFKKILIANRGEIACRVIKTARRMGIATVAVYSDADARAPFVQMADEAVHIGPSPASESYLIADKIIAACKETGAEAVHPGYGFLSERTSFAEALAKENIAFIGPPVNAIAAMGDKIESKKLAKEAGVNVVPGFVGEIRDTEHAVEISNEIGYPVMMKASAGGGGKGMRLAYDEKDVREGFEATKREGLNSFGDDRVFIEKFILNPRHIEIQILGDQHGNTLYLNERECSIQRRHQKVVEEAPSPFVTEKMRKAMGEQCVALSKAVGYYSAGTVELIVSGADPTGESFYFLEMNTRLQVEHPVTEAITGIDLVEQMIRVAAGEKLEMTQDDIKIDGWAIENRVYAEDPYRGFLPSTGRLVRYRTPVPAWEGDERGVDGVRVDAGVEEGGEVSIFYDPMIAKLVTWGKTRDEAADLQIAALDRFELEGLGHNIDFVSAIMQHPRFRSGELTTGFIAEEYPEGFHGAPTDADVTRALAAIAGFMASAEADRARRTDGQLGDRLEPPSKWQVSIDGTAHKVKIGEKHIKVDGDRIDIALEYTPGDRLVVAEIEDSELAVKVAKTRTGWKMTTRGHIHDVRVLPWHVASLAGHMIEKIPPDLSKFLICPMPGLLVTLHVGEGDKVEAGQPLATVEAMKMENILRAEKSGVVKSVNAAQGDSLAVDAVILEME; this is encoded by the coding sequence ATGTTCAAGAAAATCCTGATCGCCAACCGCGGTGAAATCGCCTGCCGCGTCATCAAGACCGCGCGCCGTATGGGCATCGCGACCGTCGCCGTCTATTCGGATGCCGACGCGCGCGCGCCGTTCGTGCAGATGGCCGACGAGGCGGTGCATATCGGGCCGTCGCCGGCATCCGAGTCCTATTTGATCGCCGACAAGATCATCGCGGCGTGCAAGGAAACAGGCGCCGAGGCGGTGCATCCGGGCTATGGCTTCCTGTCCGAGCGCACCAGCTTTGCCGAGGCGCTCGCGAAGGAAAATATCGCTTTCATCGGCCCGCCGGTGAATGCGATCGCCGCGATGGGCGACAAGATCGAGTCGAAGAAACTCGCAAAGGAAGCGGGCGTCAACGTCGTCCCGGGTTTCGTCGGCGAGATCCGCGATACCGAGCATGCGGTCGAGATTTCGAACGAGATCGGCTATCCGGTGATGATGAAGGCCAGCGCCGGCGGCGGCGGCAAGGGCATGCGCCTCGCCTATGACGAAAAGGACGTCCGCGAGGGTTTCGAGGCGACCAAGCGCGAGGGGCTCAACAGCTTCGGCGACGACCGCGTCTTCATCGAGAAGTTCATCCTCAACCCGCGCCACATCGAAATCCAGATCCTCGGCGACCAGCACGGCAACACCCTCTACCTCAACGAGCGCGAATGCAGCATCCAGCGCCGCCATCAGAAGGTCGTCGAGGAGGCGCCGTCGCCCTTCGTGACCGAGAAAATGCGCAAGGCGATGGGCGAACAGTGCGTGGCGCTGTCGAAGGCGGTCGGCTATTACAGCGCGGGCACGGTCGAACTGATCGTGTCGGGCGCCGATCCGACGGGCGAGAGCTTCTACTTCCTCGAAATGAACACGCGCCTGCAGGTCGAGCATCCGGTGACCGAGGCGATCACGGGCATCGACCTCGTCGAACAGATGATCCGCGTCGCCGCGGGCGAAAAGCTCGAGATGACGCAGGACGATATCAAGATCGACGGCTGGGCGATCGAGAACCGCGTCTATGCCGAGGATCCGTACCGCGGCTTCCTGCCCTCGACGGGGCGGCTGGTGCGCTATCGCACCCCGGTTCCGGCATGGGAAGGCGACGAGCGCGGCGTCGATGGCGTGCGCGTCGATGCGGGGGTCGAGGAGGGCGGCGAAGTGTCGATTTTCTACGACCCGATGATCGCCAAGCTGGTGACGTGGGGCAAGACACGCGACGAAGCCGCCGACCTGCAGATCGCGGCACTCGACCGCTTCGAGCTCGAAGGGCTCGGTCACAATATCGATTTCGTCTCGGCGATCATGCAGCACCCGCGCTTCCGCTCGGGCGAACTGACGACGGGTTTCATCGCCGAGGAATATCCCGAGGGTTTCCACGGCGCACCGACCGACGCCGATGTCACGCGCGCGCTGGCGGCGATCGCGGGCTTCATGGCGTCTGCCGAAGCAGACCGCGCGCGGCGTACGGACGGCCAGCTCGGCGACCGGCTCGAGCCGCCCTCGAAATGGCAGGTTTCGATCGACGGCACCGCGCACAAGGTCAAGATCGGCGAGAAGCATATCAAGGTCGATGGCGACCGGATCGATATCGCGCTCGAATATACGCCGGGCGACCGGCTCGTCGTGGCGGAGATCGAAGATAGCGAACTGGCGGTGAAGGTCGCCAAAACGCGCACCGGCTGGAAGATGACGACGCGCGGACATATCCACGACGTCCGCGTGCTGCCCTGGCATGTTGCGTCGCTCGCGGGCCATATGATCGAAAAGATTCCGCCCGATCTGTCGAAATTCCTCATCTGCCCGATGCCCGGCCTGCTCGTCACGCTGCACGTCGGCGAAGGCGACAAGGTCGAGGCCGGCCAGCCGCTCGCGACGGTCGAGGCGATGAAAATGGAAAATATCCTGCGCGCCGAAAAGTCGGGCGTGGTGAAGAGTGTCAACGCGGCGCAGGGCGACAGCCTGGCGGTCGACGCGGTGATCCTCGAGATGGAATGA
- a CDS encoding cyclase family protein: MQFIDLSIPITNDVISDPPVMRPNITYMTHENTWEQIAMFFPGLTREDLPDGEGWAVEMLSLSTHNGTHMDAPWHYHSTTDSGASPAPSIDEAPLDLFFRPGVKLDFSDRPHGHVVSGAEVEAELARIGHDLQPLDIVLVQSGAIYGTDNFTDQGCGMGAEATLYLTTRGVQVVGTDAWSWDAPFSHTAKRWAETRDPSIIWEGHKAGRIRPYYQIEKLTNLSAIPATGFTFSCFPVKIERASAGWIRAVALVD; this comes from the coding sequence ATGCAGTTCATCGATCTTTCCATCCCGATCACCAACGACGTCATATCCGACCCGCCGGTGATGCGCCCGAACATCACCTATATGACCCATGAAAACACATGGGAGCAGATCGCGATGTTCTTTCCGGGGCTGACCCGCGAAGACCTGCCCGATGGCGAAGGCTGGGCGGTCGAGATGCTGTCGCTCAGTACGCACAACGGCACGCATATGGATGCGCCCTGGCATTATCATTCGACGACCGACAGCGGCGCCTCGCCTGCCCCGTCGATCGACGAGGCGCCGCTCGATCTCTTCTTCCGTCCGGGCGTGAAGCTCGACTTTTCGGATCGCCCGCACGGTCATGTCGTGAGCGGCGCCGAAGTCGAGGCCGAACTCGCGCGGATCGGGCACGACCTCCAACCGCTCGACATCGTGCTTGTCCAGTCGGGCGCGATCTATGGCACCGACAATTTCACCGATCAGGGCTGCGGCATGGGCGCCGAAGCGACGCTGTACCTGACGACACGCGGCGTGCAGGTCGTCGGCACCGACGCGTGGAGCTGGGACGCGCCGTTCAGTCACACAGCGAAGCGCTGGGCGGAAACGCGCGATCCGTCGATCATCTGGGAAGGTCACAAGGCCGGACGTATCCGGCCTTATTATCAGATCGAGAAGCTGACGAATCTCTCCGCCATTCCGGCCACGGGTTTCACCTTCAGCTGCTTCCCGGTGAAGATCGAGCGCGCGAGCGCGGGCTGGATCCGCGCGGTGGCGCTGGTGGACTGA
- the alr gene encoding alanine racemase — MIAIPSPLRLRLDSDALVANWRWLAAQSGSAACGAAIKANGYGLGARDVMLRLVAAGCRDFFVANWIEAASLMPLPAGVSLSVLHGAGASDMIAARTLPARPVLNSMEQVARWREAGEGRPCDVMVDTGMNRLGLRIDEAMGGALDGLSIETLLSHLASADEDSAQNAQQLAAFRSLCHSVPARRYSLANSAAICLGPDYAFDLTRPGIALYGGMPREEATGHIRQVVYPEARVLQVRTVREGEAVGYGASWTAPRDSRVAIANMGYADGFLRCHAGTGAGATWQSHALRLIGRVSMDLIAFDVSDAGPVGEGDWLALDYDLPQVSTASGLSQYELLTGLGARFERRWM, encoded by the coding sequence ATGATCGCAATCCCGTCGCCGCTCCGCCTCCGTCTCGACAGCGATGCTCTGGTCGCCAACTGGCGCTGGCTCGCCGCGCAAAGCGGTTCGGCCGCATGCGGTGCGGCGATCAAGGCCAATGGTTACGGCCTTGGCGCGCGCGACGTCATGCTGCGCCTTGTGGCTGCGGGCTGCCGTGACTTTTTCGTCGCCAACTGGATCGAGGCCGCATCGCTGATGCCGCTGCCTGCAGGCGTGTCGCTGTCGGTGCTGCACGGCGCCGGCGCGAGCGACATGATCGCCGCGCGCACGCTACCAGCACGTCCCGTGCTGAACAGCATGGAACAGGTCGCGCGATGGCGCGAGGCCGGTGAGGGGCGGCCATGCGACGTCATGGTCGACACCGGGATGAACCGCCTTGGCCTTCGCATCGATGAAGCGATGGGCGGCGCGCTCGACGGGCTTTCGATCGAAACCCTGCTCAGCCATCTTGCGTCGGCCGATGAGGACAGCGCGCAGAACGCGCAGCAACTGGCCGCCTTTCGAAGCCTCTGCCATTCTGTCCCGGCGCGGCGATACAGCCTGGCGAACAGCGCGGCGATCTGCCTCGGCCCAGATTATGCCTTCGACCTCACACGACCCGGCATCGCACTTTATGGCGGGATGCCGCGCGAGGAAGCGACAGGACATATCCGGCAGGTCGTTTATCCCGAGGCGCGCGTGCTGCAGGTCCGGACCGTGCGCGAAGGCGAGGCTGTCGGCTATGGCGCGTCATGGACCGCGCCCCGCGACAGCCGGGTCGCAATCGCAAACATGGGCTATGCTGACGGCTTTCTGCGCTGCCACGCCGGGACAGGCGCCGGGGCGACGTGGCAGTCGCATGCCTTGCGGCTGATCGGGCGCGTGTCGATGGACCTTATCGCCTTCGACGTGAGCGACGCCGGGCCGGTGGGCGAGGGCGACTGGCTCGCGCTCGATTACGACCTTCCGCAGGTGTCGACGGCGAGCGGCCTGTCGCAATATGAATTGCTTACGGGACTTGGCGCACGTTTTGAGCGCCGCTGGATGTAG
- a CDS encoding tRNA-binding protein, whose amino-acid sequence MHVNHDQDAPAAEAIGFDDFLRVDIRVGTIVEAEPFPEARKPAFKLKIDFGPAIGVKKSSAQIVDRYALEDLAGRQVAAVVNFPPRQIGKYMSEVLTLGFADEDGAVILFAPDRAVPNGSRLF is encoded by the coding sequence ATGCACGTCAACCACGATCAGGATGCGCCGGCAGCGGAGGCGATCGGCTTCGACGATTTCCTCCGCGTCGACATCCGCGTCGGCACGATCGTGGAGGCGGAGCCTTTTCCCGAAGCGCGCAAGCCCGCGTTCAAGCTGAAGATCGACTTCGGCCCCGCGATCGGGGTGAAGAAGAGCAGCGCGCAAATCGTCGACCGCTATGCGCTGGAAGACCTCGCGGGGCGGCAGGTTGCCGCCGTCGTGAACTTCCCGCCGCGCCAGATCGGCAAATATATGTCCGAGGTGCTGACGCTCGGCTTCGCCGACGAAGACGGCGCGGTGATCCTCTTTGCCCCCGACCGCGCGGTGCCCAACGGGTCGCGCCTCTTCTGA